From Roseateles sp. SL47:
CATTTCTTGATGCATTCTTGAGAGTCCGGGGCGTAGACTCAATGCCACTCAGGAGAGGCACATGGCCAACAACAGCTATTGGTTTCCGGCAAAGCGTTACGGCTGGGGCTGGGGCTTCCCCGGCACCTGGCAAGGGCAGGTGACGCTGCTGGGGTTCTTGGCGCTGCTGGTGGCGGGGATATTTGTATTCCCGCCCCAGGACTCCTACCTGGGCTTCATGACCTATGTGGCGCTGCTGAGCGCGATGCTGCTGGGCGTCTGCTACCTCAAGGGCGAGCCGCCGCGCTGGCGTTGGGGCGACAAGGGGCGCTCGGTCTGAGTTCGCAAGCTCCGCAAGGTTTGCCTCCTCAGCAGAGTCAGCAGGGTCAGCCGAGTCAGCCGAGTCAGTCGAGTCAGTCGTATTGGCCGCTTCAAGGCATCACAAGCCTCAGCCGAACACCAGGGTATGCCAGCGCGTCCCTGCGGTTTGAAGCACGGCATCACTCACTTCATGCACACGTAATGCGAGCTGGTGAGGCTGCAGGCACGCGATGATGGTGTCGGGCGGGTGGTTGTAGAAGAGCCGCCCGTCCGGATCGCGGTCCTCGCGCAGCAGGTCCCGGGACATGTCCGGGATGGACAGCAGCAACTGGCTGCCCGCCCCGGGCCGCTTCAGCAGAGCCGCCATGGCGCTCAAAGCGGCCACGAGCGAGTCAGGTGCAAGGTGCATCAGCACCGCGCTGCAGACCACCGCGTCAAAGCCATTGGGTTGAAGGTCCTCAAACGGCCGACCCAGTGCAGGCAGCGAGGCTTCCCTTAGCCGCCCGAGGAGGCCCGGGTGGCGGCTGAGCGCGACCGCTCGCATCTCGGCGCTGGGTTCCAGGCCGAAGACCTCCAGGCCGGACCACTGCATGGCGGCCATGTCCCGCCCGGCACCGGCGCCCACATCCAGCACCACGTCCCCGGGGTGCAGGCAGCGCTCCACCATGGGCAGCATCGCACTGCGGCTGGCCTCCGGGTGGGCAGTCAATCGCTGGGCGTAATCGGCATAAAAACGGGTCGTTGGGGAGTCCACGGTCGGGAGGCTGCAGCAACAGGGTGGATGGGACGGTCAGCGCTTGGGAAGTTGATAGCTGAACGCGTAGAAGTGCTGCCCGTCCTTGATGTCGATGTTGAGCGTGCCGGTGATGCCGGTGAGTTCGCCGGTGCCGGAATCGGGGACCACCTGCACATTCAGGCGCTGTTGGCCACGATTCATTTCGCCCATGTGCATGAGCACAAAACTCCCGCTGCGTCCGGCCAAGGTGGCTTCCACCCGTTCCATGGCCACATAGCCCGCGGAGCCCGGCACGGCGGTGCGCACGCCCAGCATTTCCCCGAGGCTGCTGCCGTCCAGATCCCCATGGAACTGCTTGCGAAGGGCCATGCGGCCCAGTTGCGCCGGCTCGGTGCCGTCGGCTGCAGGCGCGTTGGACAACTTGACGTCGAAGGTGCCTTTCGCGATGGCAGCAGTGCCGGCGGCAGGAGCAGCGGGGGCTGTAGCAGGAGCAGGAGCAGGAGCAGCGGGAGCAGGAGCAGGAGCGGGCGGGGGCGCCGACGGGGCCGCCTGCGCGATCGTCGGCATCAGGCTGAAGATTCCCACGGCCCAAAGCGCCTTCAGCAAGAGCCGGTGGGGTGGGGAAGACAGGGCGTTTTGCAGGGGCCAGTGACGGTTCAACATGGGCGACCTGGAAGTTATTGGATGACACCAAGCATAGTCAAAATATGTATGTAAATACAGTGTTTTTCTAGGGGTGGCCGCCATTCTTGCCGGGAGTTCATCGTCACAGCACGCACCGCAGAAGGCGGTGCATCAACCGGAGACGAAGCATGAATTACGTAGACGGATTCGTGATCCCCGTGCCCACCAGCAAGCGTGAGGCCTATCGCCAGCTGGCCCAGGACGCTTCAGCCGTGTTCAAGGACCACGGCGCGCTTCAGGTCGTTGAATGCTGGGGGGATGATGTGCCCGAGGGGAAGCTGACGTCGTTCCCGATGGCCGTGCAGCGGACGTCAGACGAGACGGTGGTCTTCTCCTGGATCATCTGGCCCTCCCGCCAGGTGCGCGATGAGGGCATGAAAAAGGCGATGGAAGACCCGCGAATGAATCATGACGTCAAGACCTTGCCCTTCGACGGCAAGCGCATGATCTTTGGCGGGTTCGAGGTGATCGTGGACGCCTGATCGGTGTTGCGTCAGAACTCGGTCTGATCGCCAGGCTGAAGGACTCGCACCTGGGTGCGGGTCTTGCCCAAGGCCTGCATAAAGGCTTCCGGCGTGCCGCTCAGTTGCGGGTTGGTGCCGTAATGCATCGGAATCACCGTCTTCGGTTTGATCATGTCCCGCGTCACCATGGCCGCATCCTCAGGGTTCATGACAAACGGGCCGCCGCCAATGGGCATCAGCACCAGGTCTGGCCGATACATCTGGGCAATGAGTTTCATGTCGCCAAAGACGCCGGTGTCGCCCAGATGCCAGACCCTGAACCCGTTCTCGAATTCAATGATGAAACCGCCGGGCTCCCCGCCCACATGCACTTCGTCCTTGCCGCTGGCCGGATTTTTCCAGAGGACTTCGCTGCTGTGCTCCGCATGCACCAGCGTCACCCGGATGCCGGCACCGATCGGCGTGAGCGAGCCGCTTTTGTTGATGCGCTGGGCTTTTGGGGCCATTTCCAGCGCCACCAGCGTCTGAGCCAGCCCGGCCGGCGCGATCAGCGGTGCGTCATTCATTCGCGACAGCGCGGGCGCATCGGCCATGTGGTCGTTGTGGCCGTGGGTCACCAGCACCAGATCCACCTTGCCCAGCGACTCCAGTGTCTTGAAGGCCGGTGGCGTC
This genomic window contains:
- a CDS encoding class I SAM-dependent methyltransferase, with the protein product MDSPTTRFYADYAQRLTAHPEASRSAMLPMVERCLHPGDVVLDVGAGAGRDMAAMQWSGLEVFGLEPSAEMRAVALSRHPGLLGRLREASLPALGRPFEDLQPNGFDAVVCSAVLMHLAPDSLVAALSAMAALLKRPGAGSQLLLSIPDMSRDLLREDRDPDGRLFYNHPPDTIIACLQPHQLALRVHEVSDAVLQTAGTRWHTLVFG
- a CDS encoding DUF3224 domain-containing protein, yielding MGIFSLMPTIAQAAPSAPPPAPAPAPAAPAPAPATAPAAPAAGTAAIAKGTFDVKLSNAPAADGTEPAQLGRMALRKQFHGDLDGSSLGEMLGVRTAVPGSAGYVAMERVEATLAGRSGSFVLMHMGEMNRGQQRLNVQVVPDSGTGELTGITGTLNIDIKDGQHFYAFSYQLPKR
- a CDS encoding DUF1428 domain-containing protein, translating into MNYVDGFVIPVPTSKREAYRQLAQDASAVFKDHGALQVVECWGDDVPEGKLTSFPMAVQRTSDETVVFSWIIWPSRQVRDEGMKKAMEDPRMNHDVKTLPFDGKRMIFGGFEVIVDA
- a CDS encoding metal-dependent hydrolase; the encoded protein is MPRIVLLLAALVFALPSWAENKVQVQWLGQSAFKFISPTGKVIVTDPWLTTNPKTPPAFKTLESLGKVDLVLVTHGHNDHMADAPALSRMNDAPLIAPAGLAQTLVALEMAPKAQRINKSGSLTPIGAGIRVTLVHAEHSSEVLWKNPASGKDEVHVGGEPGGFIIEFENGFRVWHLGDTGVFGDMKLIAQMYRPDLVLMPIGGGPFVMNPEDAAMVTRDMIKPKTVIPMHYGTNPQLSGTPEAFMQALGKTRTQVRVLQPGDQTEF